A window of Streptomyces gilvosporeus contains these coding sequences:
- a CDS encoding effector-associated constant component EACC1: MADVGAGQGPGQLRLTVKGMDGEAHLRSLQQWLACDDELRGRVTWQYAPPAPGHMGGTLTALTVILGSGGIAGLIAPLCTWFTSRRPDVAVSLELGDGRKVSIDVKRATDQSAVLHEAQELFRSLDSRNGQGE; encoded by the coding sequence ATGGCGGATGTGGGGGCCGGTCAGGGTCCGGGACAACTGCGGCTGACCGTCAAGGGGATGGACGGCGAAGCGCACCTGCGGTCGCTGCAGCAGTGGCTGGCGTGCGACGACGAGCTGCGCGGCCGGGTCACCTGGCAGTACGCTCCGCCGGCGCCCGGCCACATGGGCGGCACGCTGACGGCGCTGACGGTCATTCTGGGATCGGGCGGTATCGCGGGGCTGATCGCCCCTCTGTGCACCTGGTTCACCAGCCGCCGACCCGATGTCGCGGTCAGCCTGGAGCTGGGCGACGGCCGTAAGGTCAGCATCGACGTCAAACGCGCCACCGACCAGTCGGCGGTGCTCCACGAAGCGCAGGAGCTGTTCCGCTCCCTCGACTCCCGCAACGGGCAGGGGGAATGA
- a CDS encoding SpoIIE family protein phosphatase: MTSKDGPSRDGYDPRAHRDVRRVPERCAGVSHHEPIGLRRRLALNRMGTFDWDLDRGFMDLDAGALEVFDLRPDEYDGAPLSLIARVPAEEGMRLDEALAQALQEGGSSYGGYFRVQCRDGTPRWAHSQGRILRDGDGLPYRIIGIVREASGELADSALLRSLQQERQRQTVMVQQTTAELSRALSVADVTRVLTGTGGARRFGADALVLGLTAGDRFEVIAVTGMTGEVPEDLNISALDDTLPLSEAAFSRRPAFLSTRGELIARYPRLRPLTEVLPPGSSSFLPLVAQDTVIGALGLFNTEPAMQSTEAKNLALALAGVVAQSLQRATLFDQEREFATGLQEAMLPRRVPEISGGEVTVRYHPASVGRDVGGDWYDVIPLPQGRTGLVVGDVQGHDTHAAAVMGQLRIALRAYATEGHSPETVLVRASRFLAELETERFATCTYIQADLESGALHVARAGHLGPLICDGARHVDWPEVRGGLPLGAATDFGHNQFPETQLFLEPGSTLLLCTDGLVEQPGRDIATGIEALSAAFRSGADGLEALADRLAEQLWAVPGSDDDMALLLLHRPPGPGTAAIPRLRLHVHQADPSGAAEVRSALRRTLDQWRAGEVTHNVEVAASELIANALTHTESGALVSVELVPGAPRRIRLEVEDRSSSWPRRRSPGETATSGRGLLLVEALADRWGAEPRGSGKALWCEFVVPETGVGKGAERGPGTG, from the coding sequence ATGACCAGCAAGGACGGACCGTCCCGGGACGGCTATGACCCCCGCGCCCACCGGGACGTGCGCCGCGTCCCGGAGCGCTGTGCCGGCGTCTCGCACCATGAGCCGATCGGCCTGCGCCGGCGGCTGGCGCTCAACCGGATGGGCACCTTCGACTGGGACCTGGACCGCGGCTTCATGGATCTGGACGCCGGTGCGCTGGAGGTCTTCGATCTGCGTCCGGACGAATACGACGGCGCGCCGCTGTCGCTGATCGCACGGGTACCGGCCGAAGAGGGGATGCGGCTGGACGAGGCGCTCGCCCAGGCCCTTCAGGAGGGCGGCTCGTCCTACGGCGGCTACTTCCGTGTGCAGTGCCGCGACGGGACGCCGCGCTGGGCGCACTCCCAGGGCCGGATCCTGCGCGACGGCGACGGGCTGCCGTACCGGATCATCGGCATCGTGCGGGAGGCGTCCGGCGAGCTGGCGGACTCCGCACTGCTGCGGTCGCTCCAGCAGGAGCGGCAGCGGCAGACGGTGATGGTGCAGCAGACCACGGCCGAGCTGTCGCGGGCCCTGTCGGTGGCCGATGTGACGCGGGTGCTCACCGGCACCGGCGGCGCCCGGCGGTTCGGGGCGGATGCGCTGGTCCTGGGGCTGACGGCGGGCGACCGGTTCGAGGTCATCGCCGTCACGGGGATGACCGGCGAGGTGCCCGAGGACCTGAACATCTCCGCGCTGGACGACACCCTGCCGCTGTCCGAGGCGGCGTTCTCGCGGCGGCCGGCCTTTTTGAGCACCCGGGGCGAGCTGATCGCCCGCTACCCCCGGCTGCGCCCGCTCACCGAGGTCCTGCCCCCCGGCAGCTCCTCCTTCCTGCCGCTGGTCGCGCAGGACACCGTCATCGGGGCGCTGGGGCTGTTCAACACCGAGCCCGCGATGCAGTCGACGGAGGCCAAGAACCTGGCGCTGGCGCTGGCCGGCGTCGTCGCCCAGTCGCTGCAACGGGCCACGCTCTTCGACCAGGAGCGGGAATTCGCCACCGGGCTCCAGGAGGCGATGCTGCCGCGCAGGGTGCCGGAGATCTCCGGGGGCGAGGTGACCGTCCGTTACCACCCGGCGAGTGTGGGGCGGGACGTCGGCGGCGACTGGTACGACGTGATCCCGCTGCCCCAGGGGCGGACGGGTCTGGTGGTCGGCGACGTCCAGGGCCATGACACCCATGCCGCCGCCGTGATGGGCCAGTTGCGCATCGCCCTGCGCGCCTATGCCACCGAGGGTCACTCCCCCGAGACCGTGCTGGTGCGGGCCTCCCGCTTCCTGGCCGAGCTGGAGACCGAACGGTTCGCGACCTGTACGTACATCCAGGCCGACCTGGAGTCGGGGGCGCTGCATGTGGCCCGGGCCGGCCATCTCGGGCCGCTGATCTGCGACGGCGCCCGGCATGTCGACTGGCCCGAGGTCCGCGGCGGGCTGCCGCTGGGAGCGGCCACCGACTTCGGGCACAACCAGTTCCCCGAGACCCAGCTGTTCCTGGAGCCGGGCTCCACGCTGCTGCTGTGCACGGACGGTCTGGTGGAGCAGCCCGGCCGGGACATCGCGACGGGGATCGAGGCGCTGTCGGCGGCGTTCCGCTCCGGGGCGGACGGCCTGGAGGCGCTCGCCGACCGGCTCGCCGAGCAGCTGTGGGCCGTGCCGGGCTCGGATGACGATATGGCCCTTCTGCTGCTGCACCGGCCGCCGGGCCCGGGGACCGCCGCCATACCGCGGCTGCGGCTGCACGTCCATCAGGCCGATCCGTCGGGCGCCGCGGAGGTCCGCTCGGCGCTGCGCCGCACGCTGGACCAGTGGCGGGCGGGCGAGGTCACCCACAATGTCGAGGTCGCCGCCTCCGAGCTGATCGCCAATGCGCTGACCCATACGGAGAGCGGTGCGCTGGTCTCCGTGGAGCTGGTGCCCGGCGCGCCGCGGCGGATCCGTCTGGAGGTCGAGGACCGGTCCAGCTCCTGGCCGCGCCGCCGCAGCCCGGGCGAGACCGCCACCTCGGGCCGCGGTCTGCTGCTGGTCGAGGCGCTCGCGGACCGCTGGGGCGCGGAGCCGCGCGGGTCGGGCAAGGCGCTGTGGTGCGAGTTCGTGGTGCCGGAGACGGGGGTGGGGAAGGGGGCGGAGCGGGGACCGGGGACGGGCTGA
- a CDS encoding glycoside hydrolase family 30 protein, translating to MGRVQPHRKALVAMTPRSGRRNPRPFRRALNGAAGALAAVLALAFTAAGPPGGPPPAARERPVQVHLTTTSDPGGRHVVKGLESQRPLRFTRGGPPHRGVTLTVDGSTTYQTFQGGGASFTDTAAWLLKGSGALSKATREATMKRLFDPRDGIGLSFLRNPMGASDLARFDYTYDDLPAGRADPQLKHFSIGHDLAGVLPLTAEARRLDPALRVMAVPWSAPAWMKDNGSLDQGRLRAQYYAVYARYFVASLRAYRAHGVPVDYVSVQNEPTCCAGYPSMRWTGRDLARFTKRDLLPALAGARLPTKVLALDWNWNRYPAFGAPTVDDPAIRRHPNFGGVAWHGYGGDVGEQTRVHRRYPGLVMYDTEHSGGRWIADQQREDMHDLIDYTRNWGSSWIRWSLAVDQNGGPHHGGCGSCTGLLTVHHGDAAQGTVDYTIEYYTMGHLTKFVRPGARRIASTASAAVPNVAWRNPDGSLALIAYNDSAAARSVTINWQGEQATYRLPPRASATFTW from the coding sequence ATGGGGAGGGTGCAGCCCCACAGGAAGGCACTCGTCGCCATGACGCCCCGTAGCGGCCGCAGGAATCCGCGCCCCTTCCGCCGCGCCCTGAACGGCGCGGCCGGGGCGCTGGCAGCCGTCCTCGCGCTGGCGTTCACGGCCGCCGGGCCCCCGGGCGGCCCGCCGCCCGCAGCCAGGGAACGGCCGGTGCAGGTCCATCTCACCACCACCTCCGACCCCGGCGGCCGCCATGTCGTGAAGGGACTGGAGAGCCAGCGCCCGCTGCGCTTCACCCGCGGCGGACCCCCGCACCGCGGTGTCACCCTCACCGTGGACGGGTCGACGACGTATCAGACCTTCCAGGGCGGCGGCGCCTCCTTCACCGATACCGCCGCCTGGCTGCTGAAGGGTAGCGGCGCCCTGAGCAAGGCCACGCGCGAGGCGACGATGAAACGGCTCTTCGACCCCCGCGACGGCATCGGCCTCAGCTTCCTCCGCAACCCCATGGGCGCCTCCGACCTCGCCCGTTTCGACTACACCTATGACGACCTGCCGGCCGGGCGGGCCGACCCGCAACTGAAGCACTTCAGCATCGGGCACGATCTCGCCGGTGTGCTGCCCCTGACCGCCGAGGCCCGCCGCCTGGATCCCGCCCTCAGGGTCATGGCGGTGCCCTGGAGCGCGCCCGCCTGGATGAAGGACAACGGCTCCCTCGACCAGGGCCGGCTACGGGCGCAGTACTACGCCGTCTACGCCCGCTACTTCGTGGCCTCTCTGCGCGCCTACCGCGCCCACGGCGTGCCCGTCGACTACGTCTCCGTGCAGAACGAACCCACCTGCTGCGCCGGCTACCCGTCCATGCGCTGGACCGGCCGGGACCTGGCCCGTTTCACCAAGCGCGATCTGCTGCCCGCCCTGGCCGGCGCCCGTCTGCCCACCAAGGTCCTGGCCCTGGACTGGAACTGGAACCGCTATCCCGCCTTCGGCGCACCCACCGTCGACGACCCGGCGATCCGCCGCCACCCCAACTTCGGCGGCGTGGCCTGGCACGGCTACGGCGGCGACGTCGGCGAGCAGACCCGGGTCCACCGCCGCTATCCCGGCCTCGTCATGTACGACACCGAGCACTCCGGCGGCCGGTGGATCGCCGACCAGCAGCGCGAGGACATGCACGACCTCATCGACTACACCCGCAACTGGGGGAGCAGCTGGATCCGTTGGTCGCTGGCCGTCGACCAGAACGGCGGCCCGCACCACGGCGGCTGCGGCTCCTGCACCGGTCTGCTCACCGTGCACCACGGCGACGCGGCGCAGGGCACCGTCGACTACACCATCGAGTACTACACGATGGGTCATCTCACCAAGTTCGTACGCCCCGGAGCCCGGCGCATCGCCTCCACGGCCTCGGCCGCCGTCCCCAACGTGGCCTGGCGCAACCCCGACGGATCCCTCGCGCTGATCGCCTACAACGACTCCGCCGCCGCCCGTTCCGTCACTATCAACTGGCAGGGAGAGCAGGCGACTTACCGCCTGCCGCCCCGCGCCTCGGCCACCTTCACCTGGTAG
- a CDS encoding metallophosphoesterase — protein MCDDELIPPQADMTEREWLRAGAEAAPEGPAMPTTGRVPKPVNRRTLLGGAMAGAALTVLASGARPATASAAPRPGAPGAFPFPEHPNGKGEFAVLVTGDAGTGDEAQYAVAAAARDVCRAEDIGLAIGLGDNIYENGPESAHDSDFQDKFEKPNSGIDVPWLMVLGNHDCSGLIPGSGGDPSRGDREVAYATTSKRWYMPARHYSVPLPAADPLVEFFAIDTIPWSSYVAQIDPYFRWDGPYMREQRAWLDGALRASRARWKVVIGHHPYLNNGKHGNAGAYDGFTIGNYTSGVHLKDLYEKVVCGRADLILSGHDHCLQVLEPTARTGGTRQVVCGASAKTEDGKAHFANPAAWQNFSDHGFMVLKVARARLTIDVYTVDVATRKATLAHRTRQTGPVSGRTPSLAAATR, from the coding sequence ATGTGCGATGACGAACTGATCCCGCCGCAGGCGGACATGACCGAGCGGGAGTGGCTGCGGGCCGGCGCCGAGGCGGCGCCGGAGGGGCCCGCGATGCCCACCACGGGGCGGGTGCCGAAGCCGGTGAACCGGCGGACGCTGCTGGGCGGCGCGATGGCCGGCGCGGCGCTGACCGTACTGGCGTCGGGCGCCCGCCCGGCCACCGCGTCCGCCGCGCCCCGCCCGGGGGCGCCGGGAGCCTTCCCGTTCCCCGAACACCCCAACGGGAAGGGCGAGTTCGCCGTCCTGGTCACCGGCGACGCGGGCACCGGCGACGAGGCGCAGTACGCGGTGGCGGCCGCCGCCCGGGACGTCTGCCGGGCCGAGGACATCGGCCTGGCGATCGGCCTCGGCGACAACATCTACGAGAACGGCCCGGAGTCCGCCCATGACTCCGATTTCCAGGACAAGTTCGAGAAGCCCAACAGCGGCATCGATGTGCCCTGGCTGATGGTCCTGGGCAATCACGACTGCTCGGGGCTGATCCCCGGCAGCGGCGGCGACCCCTCCCGCGGGGACCGCGAGGTCGCCTACGCCACGACCTCGAAGCGCTGGTACATGCCGGCCCGCCACTACAGCGTGCCGCTGCCGGCCGCCGACCCGCTGGTGGAGTTCTTCGCCATCGACACCATTCCCTGGTCGTCGTACGTCGCCCAGATCGACCCGTACTTCCGCTGGGACGGCCCGTACATGCGCGAACAGCGGGCCTGGCTGGACGGCGCGCTGCGCGCCTCGCGGGCCCGGTGGAAGGTGGTGATCGGCCATCACCCGTACCTCAACAACGGCAAGCACGGCAACGCCGGTGCCTACGACGGGTTCACCATCGGGAACTACACCAGCGGCGTCCACCTCAAGGACCTGTACGAGAAGGTGGTGTGCGGCCGCGCCGATCTGATCCTTTCCGGGCACGACCACTGCCTCCAGGTGCTGGAGCCCACGGCGCGCACCGGCGGCACCCGGCAGGTGGTGTGCGGGGCGTCGGCGAAGACCGAGGACGGCAAGGCGCACTTCGCGAACCCGGCGGCCTGGCAGAACTTCTCCGACCACGGCTTCATGGTGCTCAAGGTGGCGCGGGCGCGGCTGACCATCGACGTCTACACCGTCGATGTGGCGACGCGGAAGGCCACCCTGGCCCACCGCACGCGGCAGACCGGGCCGGTGTCCGGCCGCACGCCGTCCCTGGCGGCCGCTACCAGGTGA
- a CDS encoding DUF1990 family protein, translated as MNAAQPKDVNYPEKGATYPREDGAARIRLPEGYAHLRVAVPIGRGRDALRAAGEAVTTFRMHRSSGTVIRAEATRAAPGVAVEVGLGAGPLVLRVPCRVVWTVADEDRIGFGYGTRDGHPECGEEAFLVERRADDSVWFTVTAFSRPAVWFTRLAGPLVPVLQRSYARYLGRTLRRLVRRAVESSHGSSITP; from the coding sequence ATGAACGCCGCCCAGCCCAAAGACGTCAACTACCCCGAGAAAGGCGCCACTTACCCCCGCGAGGACGGCGCCGCGCGGATCCGGCTGCCGGAGGGCTACGCCCATCTGCGGGTGGCCGTGCCGATCGGCCGGGGACGGGACGCCCTGAGGGCGGCCGGCGAGGCGGTCACCACCTTCCGGATGCACCGCAGTTCGGGCACCGTCATCCGCGCCGAGGCCACCCGCGCCGCGCCGGGCGTGGCCGTCGAGGTCGGCCTCGGCGCGGGGCCGCTGGTGCTGCGGGTGCCGTGCCGGGTGGTGTGGACGGTGGCCGACGAGGACCGAATCGGCTTCGGATACGGCACCCGCGACGGCCACCCCGAGTGCGGCGAGGAGGCGTTCCTGGTCGAGCGGCGCGCCGATGACTCGGTGTGGTTCACCGTGACCGCGTTCAGCCGCCCGGCCGTGTGGTTCACCCGGCTCGCCGGACCACTGGTGCCCGTACTCCAGCGCTCCTACGCCAGGTACCTCGGCCGGACCCTGCGACGACTGGTCCGACGGGCCGTCGAGAGCTCCCACGGCTCCTCGATCACGCCCTGA
- a CDS encoding YndJ family protein, which translates to MTTVVRLVVMLGMFVVIPLGVALIDGSGVARVRRVWPVAAAAGAVALWLPRGAVATGCAAVYAAATLALAAQAPRRLARTRSLAPSEIAVLTALATPAVAGLALVAERAGHRLFGFDLDILALTVPHFHFAGFAAALIAGLVCRGSGGGRAGRCAALSVPLGTLLVLAGYFVDDWAELAGALVLTAGMWLVGLLTWRDLRAAGPDRTTRALLGCSAVVLVATMLLALSWALGEATGLPHPSLAWMAATHGLGNAVGFALCAILAKRRQHAAPWRAGAGAVVGCA; encoded by the coding sequence ATGACCACAGTGGTCCGACTCGTCGTCATGCTCGGGATGTTCGTGGTGATCCCGTTGGGGGTCGCGCTGATCGACGGGTCCGGTGTGGCCCGGGTCCGGCGGGTCTGGCCGGTCGCCGCCGCCGCGGGGGCGGTGGCGCTGTGGCTGCCGCGCGGGGCGGTCGCCACCGGGTGCGCCGCCGTCTACGCGGCCGCCACGCTGGCACTCGCCGCACAGGCGCCCCGCCGCCTCGCCCGTACGCGCTCGCTCGCGCCGTCCGAGATCGCCGTCCTGACCGCGCTGGCCACACCGGCCGTCGCGGGGCTGGCGCTGGTGGCCGAGCGCGCCGGACACCGGCTGTTCGGCTTCGATCTGGACATCCTGGCGCTGACCGTGCCGCACTTCCACTTCGCCGGATTCGCCGCCGCGCTGATCGCGGGCCTGGTCTGCCGGGGCAGCGGCGGCGGCCGGGCGGGGCGATGCGCGGCGCTGAGCGTGCCGCTCGGCACCCTGCTGGTGCTCGCCGGTTACTTCGTCGACGACTGGGCCGAGCTGGCCGGTGCGCTGGTGCTGACCGCCGGGATGTGGCTGGTCGGCCTGCTCACCTGGCGGGATCTGCGGGCCGCGGGGCCCGACCGGACGACCCGTGCGCTGCTGGGCTGCTCGGCCGTGGTCCTGGTGGCGACCATGCTGCTCGCACTGAGCTGGGCGCTGGGCGAGGCCACCGGCCTGCCGCACCCCTCGCTCGCCTGGATGGCCGCCACCCACGGCCTGGGCAACGCCGTCGGCTTCGCCCTGTGTGCGATCCTCGCGAAGCGCCGTCAGCACGCCGCGCCGTGGCGGGCCGGGGCGGGAGCCGTTGTCGGTTGCGCCTGA
- a CDS encoding crotonase/enoyl-CoA hydratase family protein, translating to MSVRVERTGPVTTVVLSRPAVRNAVDGATARQLADAFREFEADDSASVAVLWGAGGTFCAGADLKAIGTERGNRVAPDGDGPMGPTRLRLSKPVIAAVAGHAVAGGLELALWCDLRVVEEDAVFGVFCRRWGVPLIDGGTVRLPRLIGAGRAMDLVLTGRPVPADEALAIGLANRVVPTGTARAEAELLAAEIARFPQACLRSDRASLLEQEGRTEEAAMAGELRYGQGVLTEALAGAARFAAGAGRHGEADALP from the coding sequence ATGTCCGTACGGGTGGAGCGTACGGGGCCGGTCACGACGGTGGTGCTGTCGCGACCGGCCGTCCGTAATGCCGTGGACGGCGCCACGGCCCGCCAACTGGCCGATGCCTTCCGGGAGTTCGAGGCGGATGACAGCGCGAGCGTCGCGGTGCTGTGGGGTGCGGGCGGGACGTTCTGCGCGGGTGCGGACCTCAAGGCGATCGGCACGGAGCGCGGCAACCGCGTCGCACCGGACGGCGACGGCCCGATGGGCCCGACCCGGCTGCGGCTGAGCAAGCCGGTGATCGCGGCCGTCGCCGGGCATGCGGTGGCCGGCGGGCTGGAGCTGGCGCTCTGGTGCGATCTGCGGGTCGTCGAGGAGGATGCGGTCTTCGGGGTGTTCTGCCGGCGCTGGGGAGTGCCGCTGATCGACGGCGGTACGGTGCGGCTGCCGCGGCTGATCGGGGCGGGCCGGGCGATGGACCTGGTCCTGACGGGCCGTCCGGTCCCCGCGGACGAGGCGCTCGCCATCGGGCTGGCCAACCGCGTGGTGCCGACCGGTACGGCGCGGGCCGAAGCGGAGCTGCTGGCGGCGGAGATCGCCCGCTTTCCGCAGGCGTGCCTGCGCAGCGACCGGGCCTCGCTGCTGGAGCAGGAGGGACGGACCGAGGAGGCGGCGATGGCCGGTGAACTCCGTTATGGACAGGGCGTGTTGACGGAGGCACTGGCGGGCGCGGCTCGGTTCGCGGCGGGGGCGGGGCGGCATGGGGAGGCGGATGCCCTTCCCTGA
- a CDS encoding acyl-CoA dehydrogenase family protein, which produces MTTVTHEVLNQAPPLTDFSTADEPALLEALRREGCAWGEAEVSALGALAGTQAVQDQARWAEEQPPRLHTHDRYGHRIDEVAFHPAWHQLMTVAVEHGLHAAPWSDDRPGAHLVRAAKFYVWSQAEPGHGCPISMTYAAVPALRATPDLAAQYEPLLAARTYDFGLRPPLTKAGLIAGMSMTEKQGGSDVRANTTRAVPAGDGTYRITGHKWFTSAPMSDVFLALARTAEGIGCFLVPRVLPDGTLNGMRLMRLKDKLGNRSNASSEIEYDEAVAWPVGEPGRGVRTIVEMVNMTRLDCVLGSAAGMRAGLRQALHHTAHRRAFGRELDQQPLMRAVLADLAVESEAATVLAMRLAAAVDRAQAGDAGEAALRRLALAAGKYWVCKRGSTHAAEALECLGGNGYVEESGMPRLYREAPLLSIWEGSGNVAALDVLRALGKEPACLDAFFAEVDAAAGADRRLDAAVASVRGMLGALAVPERAQLMARSLAERMALVLQGSLLVRHSHPAVADAFCASRLGGEWGHAFGTLPTGVDLGAILERARPKAAGGV; this is translated from the coding sequence ATGACGACCGTCACTCATGAAGTCCTGAACCAGGCCCCGCCGCTGACCGACTTCAGCACCGCGGACGAACCGGCCCTCCTGGAGGCGCTGCGCCGCGAGGGCTGCGCATGGGGCGAGGCGGAGGTGTCCGCACTGGGGGCGCTGGCCGGCACGCAGGCGGTGCAGGACCAGGCGCGCTGGGCCGAGGAGCAGCCGCCCCGCCTGCACACCCACGACCGCTACGGGCACCGCATCGACGAGGTCGCCTTCCACCCGGCCTGGCATCAGCTGATGACCGTCGCGGTGGAACACGGTCTGCACGCCGCGCCCTGGTCCGACGACCGCCCCGGCGCCCATCTGGTGCGCGCCGCCAAGTTCTACGTCTGGTCGCAGGCCGAGCCGGGCCACGGCTGCCCGATTTCGATGACCTACGCCGCCGTCCCCGCGCTGCGCGCCACCCCGGACCTCGCCGCGCAGTACGAACCGCTGCTCGCGGCCCGTACCTACGACTTCGGGCTGCGTCCGCCGCTGACGAAGGCGGGCCTGATCGCGGGCATGTCGATGACGGAGAAGCAGGGCGGCTCCGACGTACGGGCCAACACCACCCGGGCGGTGCCGGCCGGCGACGGGACCTACCGCATCACCGGCCACAAGTGGTTCACCTCGGCGCCGATGAGCGATGTGTTCCTGGCGCTGGCCCGGACGGCGGAGGGGATCGGCTGCTTCCTGGTGCCGCGGGTGCTGCCGGACGGCACGCTCAACGGGATGCGGCTGATGCGGCTCAAGGACAAGCTCGGCAACCGCTCCAACGCCTCCTCGGAGATCGAGTACGACGAGGCGGTGGCCTGGCCGGTCGGCGAGCCCGGCCGCGGAGTGCGCACCATCGTCGAGATGGTGAACATGACCCGGCTGGACTGTGTGCTGGGCTCGGCCGCCGGGATGCGGGCCGGGCTGCGGCAGGCGCTGCACCACACCGCGCACCGCCGGGCGTTCGGGCGGGAGCTGGACCAGCAGCCGCTGATGCGCGCGGTGCTGGCCGATCTCGCCGTCGAGTCCGAGGCGGCGACGGTGCTGGCGATGCGGCTGGCGGCGGCGGTGGACCGGGCGCAGGCCGGGGACGCCGGGGAGGCGGCGCTGCGGCGGCTGGCGCTGGCGGCGGGCAAGTACTGGGTGTGCAAGCGGGGCAGCACCCATGCGGCGGAGGCCCTGGAGTGCCTGGGCGGCAACGGCTACGTCGAGGAATCGGGCATGCCGCGGCTGTACCGGGAGGCGCCACTGCTGTCCATCTGGGAGGGCTCAGGCAATGTCGCCGCCCTGGACGTCCTGCGGGCGCTCGGCAAGGAACCGGCCTGTCTGGACGCCTTCTTCGCGGAGGTGGACGCGGCCGCGGGCGCCGACCGGCGGCTGGATGCGGCGGTGGCGTCCGTCCGCGGGATGCTCGGCGCGCTGGCCGTACCGGAGCGAGCGCAGCTGATGGCGCGTTCGCTGGCGGAGCGGATGGCGCTGGTGCTCCAGGGATCGCTGCTGGTGCGCCACAGCCATCCCGCGGTGGCCGATGCCTTCTGCGCCTCGCGGCTGGGCGGGGAGTGGGGCCATGCCTTCGGCACACTGCCGACGGGGGTGGATCTGGGCGCGATCCTGGAGCGCGCCCGCCCGAAGGCCGCGGGTGGGGTCTGA
- a CDS encoding PaaX family transcriptional regulator C-terminal domain-containing protein, protein MNDDSLALRPLTARSIVLSTLLGHHPPRMPARALVRVGELFDIAEGTVRVALSRMVAAGDLRQSDGSYELTARLLARQARQDESRTPRTRTWSGDWEIAVVSVERRPAAERTALRQAMAALRLAELREGTWLRPGNLERPRPAVATGQCTWLTGTPDGDPAALARTLWDLPGWSARARALLGALDGAATPAQRFTVSAAVLRHLLTDPLLPDPLLPGDWPGAELRCRYDAFEAELRDLLRQYVTPHRTD, encoded by the coding sequence ATGAACGACGACTCCCTCGCCCTGCGGCCGCTCACCGCGCGTTCCATCGTGCTGAGCACCCTCCTCGGGCACCATCCGCCCCGGATGCCGGCGCGCGCCCTGGTGCGGGTCGGCGAACTGTTCGACATCGCCGAGGGCACCGTCCGCGTCGCGCTCTCCCGGATGGTGGCCGCCGGCGACCTCCGCCAGAGCGACGGCTCGTACGAGCTCACCGCCCGGCTGCTGGCGCGCCAGGCCCGGCAGGACGAGAGCCGTACGCCCCGGACCCGCACCTGGTCCGGCGACTGGGAGATCGCCGTGGTCAGCGTGGAGCGGCGGCCGGCCGCCGAGCGGACCGCGCTGCGACAGGCGATGGCGGCCCTGCGGCTGGCCGAGCTGCGCGAGGGCACCTGGCTGCGGCCCGGCAACCTCGAACGGCCCCGCCCCGCCGTCGCCACCGGGCAGTGCACCTGGCTGACCGGCACCCCGGACGGCGACCCGGCGGCGCTGGCGCGCACGCTGTGGGATCTGCCCGGATGGTCGGCGCGGGCGCGCGCCCTGCTGGGCGCCCTTGACGGAGCCGCCACCCCCGCGCAACGCTTCACGGTCTCGGCTGCTGTTCTGCGCCACCTCCTCACCGATCCGCTGCTCCCGGACCCGCTGTTGCCTGGTGACTGGCCGGGCGCCGAACTCCGGTGCCGTTACGACGCGTTCGAGGCCGAACTACGTGATCTGCTCCGGCAGTACGTCACGCCCCACCGCACCGACTGA
- a CDS encoding transglycosylase family protein gives MAHPKMTEQVSGQTSDRGAEQAPESESRGEFRGLGVRGVTAAAVLLAAGALNVTADGPAAAASAGTWDRLAGCESGGNWHADTGNGFSGGLQFAHRTWHSFGGGSYAARASLASRPEQINVAERVLARQGWGAWPACSAALGLHGSAAARSTAPWTAVPRTTTPRTTTPHTAPAQGKRWKATRHRSTGPSVVVNLGDTVSGIAAAHGWEWREFYRMNRAVIGADPDLIFPGMRLSVRR, from the coding sequence ATGGCACATCCGAAGATGACGGAACAGGTGTCGGGGCAGACGTCGGACCGGGGGGCGGAGCAGGCACCGGAGTCGGAAAGCCGGGGAGAATTCCGCGGCCTGGGGGTCCGGGGCGTCACGGCGGCCGCGGTCCTGCTGGCGGCCGGCGCGCTGAACGTGACGGCCGACGGCCCGGCCGCTGCGGCGAGCGCCGGGACCTGGGACCGGCTGGCCGGATGCGAGAGCGGCGGCAACTGGCACGCCGACACCGGCAACGGCTTCTCCGGCGGGCTCCAGTTCGCCCACCGCACCTGGCACTCCTTCGGCGGCGGCAGCTATGCCGCGCGGGCGTCGCTGGCCAGTCGGCCCGAGCAGATCAATGTCGCCGAACGGGTGCTGGCACGGCAGGGCTGGGGTGCCTGGCCCGCCTGCTCGGCCGCGCTGGGCCTGCACGGATCGGCCGCCGCGCGCAGCACGGCACCGTGGACCGCCGTCCCGCGCACCACCACTCCACGCACCACGACCCCGCACACCGCCCCCGCCCAGGGAAAGCGGTGGAAAGCGACACGCCACCGGAGTACCGGCCCTTCCGTCGTCGTCAACCTGGGCGACACGGTGAGCGGAATTGCCGCCGCGCACGGCTGGGAATGGCGGGAATTCTATCGAATGAACCGCGCGGTGATCGGCGCGGACCCGGATCTCATTTTCCCGGGAATGCGGCTCTCCGTCCGGCGCTGA